The Pieris rapae chromosome 5, ilPieRapa1.1, whole genome shotgun sequence DNA window TTTAAACCAGTTACcttattcatattatgtatgttgcTTATTGTATTgaagcaaaaaataataaattcctcACAGATGATATTTcaagatataatttaaactgttCAAATAGttcataatatagttttatgttttattttctacttttataaccaatttattattattatatatgatgtTAATGAATCCATACAACGATTGGTTAGTttacatttctaaaaaaaataagttagatttttttctttggtaGTATCTAAGGCCTATCTGTAAGGCCCCTTTTTGTATAATCTATCTCTACTTAATCGGCAGttcatgtctgagcgtcgtTTCTGTTCCACTGGTTTCGATTCAGCGCGTCTTATGACACATTCAGTTTTGAGGATGATGAGTTTTCCTTTCTTGAGTATATCGTTTAGGTTAATAGCCTCCtccatatttttcaatttctttgTGGTTCAGCAACATCCATTCAATTTTTCCcgctataaaaacaattaatcttaattttattacagtgACTACTACATCACAAGTACTCAGTGGGTGTCACTCACTGAAGTGTGCGTCGTGTGGCTGACAAGAGTTCAGAACTTATCAATTGTGTCTGTCTGCAAGAGTCCCATGTGGTACTGTCAAGAGGTAAGACCCTTTAGTttgttagtattaaataattaacaaactgAACTCTGTAAGAAACTAGGTatgttatttttgtctttCTTCAATTCCCATATCACCTCGTCTAACGTACAAATAACAAACTACAATAGTACAAGCTTTCTGCATAAAAAACGAAGAAGTGTGATCACTGTGAAATACATATGTAATCGAGACCCAAAGAAATGCAAACTAATTATGTTGgaataatatagatttaatttaaatacttttgatATCTAACGTTGCATAGTGATGTAACGGATCTCTCCATCTTTTACCGCGTTTACCATGGCTAGTTTTCAGAGTTGTTTGGATCTACAGATGAGTTTCATCATCTGTAGATCCAAACAACTCGTATACTTGCcatccgtcgttccacaacttttgaaggcagtttttgccagtGAAACCGAAGTAGTATTTCCAATGGCATTTAGAGCCCTTCAAGAaatgagcgtaccaattcttaataggccgACAATGCAGTCGCGAGCCCTTTGACTGTCCACGAGCGGTATCACTTGATAAGCCATTTACACGATGGCCCgctgctctataaaaaaatataaatagattatgAAACAACTTTTCCATTCAAACAACCCTCGGTACTATGTTACTACGGTACTATGTAACTGTGTACGATTtcgatatatttgttttaatatccgTAGTACTGATGTCGCAACCAAAGAATTATACCacaaattcaatttcattCAAATCACAATCCCAAAAATAACACTGGCATTAAAACCcttggccttagatttctgtatatgttttgtttatttatattctattttaacagttattactaattcgatagaacaaCACATTAATTCACACCGATTAGctgacataaaaaaacattaaaaaatatatatttatatagctaACTAATccctaacaatatagcaagcaactcttgtgaactcagccagtgtacaaacaaataggtctacctcaatagaaattttgtttattatttgtattactcGCGTGAGTGTCGCTTCGCGATAAGTATggaatgtaatataaattgaatgttCACAGAACAGACAGTGAACAGAACTACACAGGCATAGTAGCTGATCTCAGAGTCAATAATtaagtgttaattaattaatatttaacttaattaatgatCACTTAAACCAATCGCTAACACTACCTTGGACTACCTTGGACTGAAGTACTAAGTCTAGTctctaataaaacaattgcacATTTCCTGATTGCATACAGGTCTACCGAATAGCATCAGGAACAGAGGGCTGGGTGGAATCAGCGCCAACTCCTCTCTGGTCAGTTGGTGGTGGAGCTCTGGTCACATTGGCTCCAATAAGAGATGGACCAGCTGGTCTGTTTCGCCACGTGGTGCGGTCTGAACACAATTCGCACGGGCCTAGGGCTTTGCCCCTTACACATGGGAGCTTCGATGTTGTCAGGCTGCTTGCGTGGGACCATGTTAATCAGCATGTGTAGGTATcttagtatttaattagtcTGCGCTTCCTACTCGGAAATTATTCACCAGGGATCGAATTCAGGACCTCCAGTTGCGTTTATCACTAAATTGTCGGCGTTTtctattattagtaatttgcGTCATACATACAGTATATTTCCTTTACAGCAACAAAGATCTCGAACAAACACAATATCaacttaatacaaaaagtgtatttatttaggaaCAGTATACGGCAAATAAAGGATAATATTTGTTGGCATACTCTATGTTGTTTATGTACACACTATCAATAATGGTCAATTCAAAcgaacttttatataaataaaaatgttatataactaAACCGCGAGTATGTGGAAACAGTGGGAGATTGAACGAAAACGCGAAATAAATCCAATAAATCCAGATCtgactaattatattaaaataatattgattcaatttaaatacttttgatAATTACGTTGCATAGAGCTCTCTGCCTAAAAATGAAGGATTGTTAAACCAgttgatttatgtaattttttcgaTATAAAGGAATTCGTTTCGATTATCAAATTCCTATGAATCGTAAAAGATCTGAAGTGCTGAGAGGAACCAAGCGACCAGATGCTGCAGAGTCATCAGACGGGTACActatattcattatatattgcTGGTTACAGTTATTACCTGGGTATACCAGAAGGAAAACCCGGGCAACGGCATTTATACCGGGTGTCGTCAGAACCTCCTCGACCGGGGACGCCGCACAAGTTACCATATTGCGTCACCTGTTTATCTCATGTAAGTAGATATGACTTGCTTACTTGTAATTGACATCACCAGACTACGATTGTTCGGGGTTGggataataaagatatttaaagggataattattaaattaaagagcAATGGACTAAAGGGTTGAGATGAGATTGGGATAAGAGTTGCGTCCAGTACGACGTCTGAATGCGAACTAtcgtgaatataaaaaaaatataatgaaaatactaCTAACACTAGCAACTCGAATTGCAAGGTGTCATTTACATTGCAAATTCTTGTACGGTTCTAAACCATACATGTTCCCGGGCGAGAAAAAGATGAGGGTTAGTAAAATCTTTGTAgctaataaatgtaatacattttctCACCCACAACTGATGATGATTGTGCAATACGTAAGTACCATAATTTCAGcagtattgttattattggCATTATAACCTTTCTTTCTATGAATGCAATTAACATTGGCTCGAATGGTGTCGGAAAGCATCGGAAGAAAACTGGTATGGTTTAAGTCAAAAactcaaatcatttatttcaattaggccTATTTAAAAGgcgttttttaaaattaaaaatatttaaaaatactttgccAAATGGAAGGTTCATAGAGAAAAATTGGCTAGAAACTCcatacttactcttttaaaatattttatttaccttgaATAGAAGTATAAAAActactatactataataaactAGGCGCATagtgctttaaaaaataatgtagcagctaactaaatttttatgtatacatatttactagtttagacctaaaaatcgtattatcataaaataaaatataaatacaattcataaaagttcggcaacgcattcgcgagccccTGTCTTTGGGAGGCGGTATCACCCATCAGATAAGCATTCTGTTTCTGTTCTATAGAAAAAAGATTGATAAAATTTGGTATACTAGTTTGTAGTTTTTGTAACTAGTCATTCCTTTCCAGCCTCTACCATCGATAAATCTGGACTATTATGGAAATCTAGCTTCGTATCTATACAGCTCCTGGGACAGCGACTCTGACGAGGATCTGCCAACATCACCGGCACCAagtaagaagaagaagaaaaaagttGTTGGTaagacattttacattattataaaacgcTTAGCTTAGTAACATTCCTTAagttgatgtttttttttttcagaaaatatACCCCGTAATTTGCCTTGTCTGTATCACGATGCACACTTCAGTCCGTCATCAGCGTACTTCGTGCTGGAGTGCCTTGGACCTGGTGTACCTACTTCAGGTCTGCACAAAACTGCTCTGCCTGAACCAAGGCTTATCATGCATTTGGAGAATAATACATCTGTTAAGGTATTTTTCACATTCTGATTAAACCAACTGTCTCAAATTCGCGCAAAAATAGCGCAACTTTTTCAGTAAGTTTAGTATCTAGAAACAAGCATACCAGTTTTTCTtaacctaaaaaataattgaatattttctgacataaattaattaataattatatgtattaataacaaaatttagcCTGTCGTTTTATTTTCCGTGCTTATAACttctatataacataaatacagagttttcaaagaatttttatatgtagttaaattaaaattaaaaatcatatacgTTACCAATGTACACATATAACtgtcgaaaaataaatatgtatgaaatgcttttaatgtaacatttgAGACGAACGGCAATAAACTCCGAGACTCTTCAATTgcaaagtttttgttttacacaacgtttgtaaggagctccAACCATTataccatgttccacatgagctcttaataaataataataaaattataaacaaagagttctcctctatcagcaggaggcatggtaaaataggagcacgcacttacattctcgtgggaacaacactcAAATACATAGTCGGAAAAACTAATTTCAAAGTGTAGTAATTATTGTCTTTTCGGGGATCCAAACCGCAGGTCAAAGAgagatatttatttctgtgGGTTAAACAGACATACATACGagtatgttaaattttaaatttaacatattattacagGAACGACTTTCAGGAATAGCTTTACCAACTCCTAGAACGTTCTCAGTTCAGCTTTCAAGTGGTCACGCGGCCCGGGTGAGGCTTTTATTGCCTCCGGGGCTGAGAGAAGATGAGGTCACAAAGTATCCTTTGGTGCTCAAAGTGTAAGTATATAGAATGTATATGTAGACCATAGTTTTGCTAGTCactttataagaatattttttatttcttaaaagtaATACAAGATcactacatacatattataaaacaaagtcgctttctctgtccctatgtccctttgtatgcttaaatctttgaaactacgcaatggattttcttgcggttttttttttaatagatagagtggtTCAAGAgagaaggtttatatgtataataacatccattaaatagtggagaagtactgttattttagaggtttctaatgtaatCTAAGTATCTAAGTATTgtatacacattgaaaaggtctacagaaaagtccgtgatggtatacgtctatctcttatggataacccacatttttatttacaacgttcacagattttctgtagtgtccattatagtatcagcattgcacccgtgcgaagccggggcaggtcgctagtattttataatccGAATTgctagttaatatattttgtatagttttttatgtaactgaAGGCAAAGGCTCACCTAattaatgttaagtaataccaccgcccatggacacacattgccagaaggctcgcaagtgcattACCAGGCTTTTGTTTGGTACActttttcttgaagggcctaagtcgaattgtttgattatttaatttatataattaaagatatctattttatgattaaatctTGCATCTAAATTTTCCCAAATTAttgatgtatttaattttgtattctatattatatgtttagatttaaatatttaattttcttggctcagaaaaagtgttttaattcAGGCACGGAGTACCAGGAACACAGCTAGTAACAGAGGAGTGGAAATTAGATTGGGGCTCTTTAGCCTCCAGTGGCGGTGCCATATTAGCTATGGTGGACGCAAGAGGTGCTGGTGGAAGAGGTCTTGCAGCTCACCATGCCTTACACAGACGTTTAGGGACTGTTGAACTGGCTGATCAGCTAGAAGTATCTGAGTGAGTTAAAATAATGAGATaactaaatattgtaaagtaattgctattttgataatataatcGTGATAAATGTGTCTTACTCATAGTACGTAGTATTATTGTTAGtggtttttatagaacagggtagGAAGGAGGCTCATCTTAAACgatacagccgcccatggacagtcaATCCCAGAGGGcccgcgagtacgttgccgtcTTTTTGAAGGATAAGTGGTTTGGAAATAcctcagtgggcagctggttcctaGTGGTGGTGGGCTTCAGAAACTGCCtttaaatcaacaactacCAAAAATCAGCTGTCGAACGGCGGTCATCGTGACGATACGGTTAAAGTTAGGAGGTGGTTTTGATCTCTAGTTAAAGAAACATATCaacacatttcattatttatatttacataaaatgtcGGGTCTATGaatgattgtttttattttataataaaacctttttgcaCCATATTCttgctataaattattataattaaaaaaaaacgtcttaTAGATACCTACGTGAATCCCTTCACTTCGTAGACGGACGTCGAGTCGCCGTCTGGGGCGAAGGCCACGGAGGTTTTCTCGCTGCGCTTGCGTTGGCCAGTACGCTCAATGTCTTCCACTGCGCTATTGCTATTAGTCCTATTGTACGCTGGCGGTATTATGGTAAGCGACAAGTACTTGCCGccaattgtatgtaaaatatttaaatctaatagtaattttatttatctacactaatctacactaatattataaagaggaaaactttgtttgtttgattgtaatgaataggctcataaactactggaccgattttaaaaaaattttcaccattcgaaagctacattaatataggctatatttaattttgaacaaaaatagggttccataagatattagggtttttcggacacaaggtgtaaaaaatgaaCCAAAAAAGTAACTTATTTTGCGTagcctgcctaaactattaaagatagatccataaaatgttctaagtaattgtagattttataaatatctacaaaaaaagtccgcgacacgctatacctatctatgtcgagtgaggcacaataaccaaTGATATaagtacatggcaaaacgatgtttgccaggtcagctagtataatatataactgagATACTATTTTCCTGTTTAAGTAGCGAATCCTTGTACTAAAGATTTAATCTAGGACTGTATTTATTGCCTACGACTTCAACTAAAATAACCTAAACTATTACATTGAACAACAGTGAAATGTTTGAAGATTAATCTTCAGCTTAATAATCAAATACCAGACACTAGCTATATGTTTCGATGACGTCGTTATGTTTTCGAAACATACATGGAAACatctgtttattaaataaataaattatgtatttatttacacttcgttacatttatataaaacaatcatataaggcggccttatcgctaacaagcgatctctagCCAAACCtagtaaggaaaaaaataaaacaaaaaattataaactaaaaatatattattgtattattagtatgTTATATTCACTTGGTTGTTTTGAATGTAGCTTCAGCATACGCGGAGCGGTATATGGGTTTCCCCAACGCGACAGGCAACTACCGTGGGTACGCCGATGCAGATGTGACCAAGCAGGCCCTCGCCCTCAGAGACAAGATGCTCCTACTGGTACATGGTACCGCTGATGATAATGTGCATTTGCAGCAGACCATGGCGCTGGCTAGGGCGTTGGCTGACCAGGGATCTATGTTTAGACAGCAGGTATAGTgcagatattataaaaatcctattttaaaactgtttattccgtatacaaaattgtaatattttaaaatttatgactaaacataataaacagttttttttctcCTTTTTGGCACCGTTTGTGTATGCAGCGTCAAGtacaagatttttataattcgccTAACTCGAAGAAAgtagaagaaaaaataaaataatcatacaaatatatagaaattttaacTAGTCTGATCACCTAATTGATTAAAGACAGCAAATTCAAAGAAAATCCGCGCCCGCCGAATTTAAAAGTTTCCCGCCACTATTTTATAGTTggtgattattaaatttatttattttgaaaatccGACCAATCCTAACAGAAATCTTTCTGTTAGGattggtatttttaaataatacacttCATAACCGGGATGACCTCTGTGACGAACCCcaacaaataataaaccaCAAACAATTCTTACAGATCTACCCAGACGAAGGCCACACTTTAGACGGGGTCAGGCGTCACTTATACCGTACAATGTCCACATTTCTGGACGAATGCTTCAGGAAGCAGGTGCCTCCGGAGACCAAGGCTGGTCTTCGAAATGGTGGAAACCTTGACTGAGGAACGTGGGGCGAGGAGGAGCTGTACTCTTGGTAAGATATAAAAACACTCGTTACATggtttttgtacatatattcttcattatttaaaaaaatctattcctTAGTTAGTAGCCCAAATGGTATGTTCTATACCCAGCGAAACCATAATGTGGTTAATAGGTTAATCGActaattgttttctttgaaaaaaatatggtgTCGCGGGCAATaattatgacaattgacaaaagTCAACTGTTTCAttcaacgcactcgcgagccctctggcattgagagtgtccatgggcggcggtatcacttaacatcaggtgagcctcctgcccgtttgcccccggttctataaaaaaaaaacagagttGCTGTTTCAGGTCCTAGCTATATTGgctcttttatataatttcaggTAACCTGAATAGGAGTTCTTGTTATTTGAAAACCTGTAGTACAATTGTATCCATATCCTCGTGTGGTTCAACTTTGATTTGGGACTTTCTATTTCTTAAGAATGTTTAGTGcgactattttaaaatatctgactatttaaataaatttgcttAGGTATAGTCCgatcaatgaaataaaaacttttggtGGGCGCTAAATTATCTATGATTGCAACACTAAGTAACTCATgtgcaaacaaaaaatatttaaaacaaaaaagtctATTCcagaaaaaagttaaatttacaagattttatatgttttaaatgacACTGTCAACCACATCTTAAAGATTGTTGACATTTGAAGATATTAGttccagttttttttttattggtcaGGCTAATAATTTGGGATTTGACGAAATATCATGTATCACAATCTGATTATCTATGGAAGCttgaagtaatttataaataagatggAGTATTAGGCGCCATTTTGTGAGAGTGTATAAACAATCTTGCACAGATTTTGCATCTTTGGATTTAAATTATGGTTGTCTCGAATCTTAGAGCAAAACCCGTATAAccctttctttatttataaattccatcatattaattatcttgATCAAAAAAACTATACGCTAAAGGATTtggaagtttttttaattccgaGGACAAGCAGAGGCTTATATTCTTCGGAATGAATGATGTTGAGTGAAAATAatcctttaaattaaattaataataaaaattaataattagaataaattagAATTGATCTATCGTCAATGATTTGTGatcttagtaaatatttagcgTTAGTAGTTGTTTTGCTTTGCCTTGTATGGACCAAGATGTAAGAGAAAGTATTAAGAAGAAAGATTACCAGCTtccttattattttagtaatataaattaagaataaagaCCCTCTTTGATAGAGATCTTTCTCGAAAACCTTCCATGtctttttttacattgttgccagtatgaaaaaaaaaacatgatttcACTATATTGTATTGCAATCCCATCACTTTGagaattgttaattatatttgacattaatttattaaaacaatttataattatttaagattcatttgctattttgaattgtttggtgtgtataagtttttaaagagACTTTTTCGTAATATGTGTGTTGCATTCATAAGATTGTTGTTCGATTGAAGAAATAGGCATTTgccttgttttattttaaatgcgaatttagaatttaagtatgtaaataaaatgtaagatAATCGTCACTTCAGGTAGATAGTCTGTCTTTTTACAATTGAAAgttctaattaaattagtattttaaactTGCTATAGAAGcgaaataaatttgataacaaatttatttgtttcaacCGAGTTGTCGACATTAACGAACTATGGCCCGCTTTCTTGTATGTCAAATTCCAATACGTTTATGAGGATAGGATGTCATAGTCTGTGGTAAGTCTCGACTCTGAACGATGTCATTAGCAACTCAAATTGTTATCGCTTTGAAAAATGATTTCTAATATTATCAGTATTTTTTGATTGTATGTGTTTAGTTAGCGTTACGTAATTAGGGCTCCcttatgtcaaaaatgtattttgacatAAGGGAGTAATAGTTACGGCTTCTTTTTGAATCGCCCCCTACGAATACATGCGTAGGACTTTTTCCACCTTAAGTTCCTATTTTATGGGATATTGGGATATGGGAGATATTGGCGCATTGATTAagtactaatattttatatataagtttaatattgtaatttcgtaaatttatttaaagttagacaatgataaaattgttttcataaaggattttaaattgtagatattaaaattagtaacGACCAATAgtgatttaatatatcttaaagTTTTTGACTAATTAGTACATTTAAATAGACCTTAATAGTGCTTTAATAATTCTAGATTAAGCTAAATAGCAATAAATAgttgataaatttttaaatcattcttCCATTGGCACGTTTTAACTATATGCAATTAtcttaatagaaattaattaagttttcaaCGATAATTTAGTAGAGATAATAATAGTACTTCTTGCAACAGCTGGACAACAGCAACAACAGCTAGGgagcatttaaatacaaaataaatctgcctt harbors:
- the LOC110996809 gene encoding dipeptidyl aminopeptidase-like protein 6 isoform X1, whose amino-acid sequence is MADNVAFDDEKLVVGSPNQRNWRGILIALLVIVLVLALIVTSVVLLTPPDEGPRVKGRRLKIQDLVTDELVPVRWNGTWISGDEFVYRDPWGGISLMFAANQTSKTLMPNTTYRVLEPTSFSLSADRRFLLLAQSPRKLHRYSFLARYTVYDILTTESYPLTPLPDEVGGGVISEGPLLILAMWTPKGHGLITVKDYDIYYRPAPRSSTGYRVTETGIPGTIHNGVPDWLYEEEILKSRQALWMSADGHMMLYATFNDTLVHEQKYPWYGTALDTDDPSKTYPEIRSVRYPKPGTTNPTVKLTVADIADPKHIRTRHLTPPKVIMEEGDYYITSTQWVSLTEVCVVWLTRVQNLSIVSVCKSPMWYCQEVYRIASGTEGWVESAPTPLWSVGGGALVTLAPIRDGPAGLFRHVVRSEHNSHGPRALPLTHGSFDVVRLLAWDHVNQHVYYLGIPEGKPGQRHLYRVSSEPPRPGTPHKLPYCVTCLSHPLPSINLDYYGNLASYLYSSWDSDSDEDLPTSPAPSKKKKKKVVENIPRNLPCLYHDAHFSPSSAYFVLECLGPGVPTSGLHKTALPEPRLIMHLENNTSVKERLSGIALPTPRTFSVQLSSGHAARVRLLLPPGLREDEVTKYPLVLKVHGVPGTQLVTEEWKLDWGSLASSGGAILAMVDARGAGGRGLAAHHALHRRLGTVELADQLEVSEYLRESLHFVDGRRVAVWGEGHGGFLAALALASTLNVFHCAIAISPIVRWRYYASAYAERYMGFPNATGNYRGYADADVTKQALALRDKMLLLVHGTADDNVHLQQTMALARALADQGSMFRQQIYPDEGHTLDGVRRHLYRTMSTFLDECFRKQVPPETKAGLRNGGNLD
- the LOC110996809 gene encoding dipeptidyl aminopeptidase-like protein 6 isoform X2 produces the protein MADNVAFDDELVVGSPNQRNWRGILIALLVIVLVLALIVTSVVLLTPPDEGPRVKGRRLKIQDLVTDELVPVRWNGTWISGDEFVYRDPWGGISLMFAANQTSKTLMPNTTYRVLEPTSFSLSADRRFLLLAQSPRKLHRYSFLARYTVYDILTTESYPLTPLPDEVGGGVISEGPLLILAMWTPKGHGLITVKDYDIYYRPAPRSSTGYRVTETGIPGTIHNGVPDWLYEEEILKSRQALWMSADGHMMLYATFNDTLVHEQKYPWYGTALDTDDPSKTYPEIRSVRYPKPGTTNPTVKLTVADIADPKHIRTRHLTPPKVIMEEGDYYITSTQWVSLTEVCVVWLTRVQNLSIVSVCKSPMWYCQEVYRIASGTEGWVESAPTPLWSVGGGALVTLAPIRDGPAGLFRHVVRSEHNSHGPRALPLTHGSFDVVRLLAWDHVNQHVYYLGIPEGKPGQRHLYRVSSEPPRPGTPHKLPYCVTCLSHPLPSINLDYYGNLASYLYSSWDSDSDEDLPTSPAPSKKKKKKVVENIPRNLPCLYHDAHFSPSSAYFVLECLGPGVPTSGLHKTALPEPRLIMHLENNTSVKERLSGIALPTPRTFSVQLSSGHAARVRLLLPPGLREDEVTKYPLVLKVHGVPGTQLVTEEWKLDWGSLASSGGAILAMVDARGAGGRGLAAHHALHRRLGTVELADQLEVSEYLRESLHFVDGRRVAVWGEGHGGFLAALALASTLNVFHCAIAISPIVRWRYYASAYAERYMGFPNATGNYRGYADADVTKQALALRDKMLLLVHGTADDNVHLQQTMALARALADQGSMFRQQIYPDEGHTLDGVRRHLYRTMSTFLDECFRKQVPPETKAGLRNGGNLD